One genomic segment of Microbacterium sp. ProA8 includes these proteins:
- a CDS encoding MBL fold metallo-hydrolase, translating to MNVTAVARGVWRIADTCHVYLIVDPDSPAGERDAVAVDFGSGVALSHLAGLGIRRITDVFMTHHHRDQGQGLPLAAAHGARIHVPPVERELFDRVEEMWEGRQLDNDYNLRQDRFSLLESVPVHAGVPEYRTVSAAGVALFVLPTPGHTIGSVSYLLDRDGERLAFTGDLVHSPGKVWSLAATQWSYTQTEGPAMTVLSALLLHRYHLSAIAPSHGDVMRDPDHALELLAQTMQEYVDSRRSYPWDLRARLEDPFIALTPHLLLNRTSISCSYVVLSETGEALIVDYGYDMTTGLVLGQERAARRPWLASLPALRELYGVTRISVALPTHYHDDHIAGMPLLREVEGTQLWIPENVAPTMADPWLEDLPCQWYDPIVADRVLPLGEAFTWNEYTITAHEQPGHTLYAVAYEMRIDGVNVAFTGDQQEGLGGRDGRRDIMNYQYRNLFRLGDYVQSAALYRRIAPGLMAGGHWDPRWADEEYLHYLEQSGRFVDDLHERLLPEDALAIGPAGQTARLLPYRRRAVAGESAAYTVRVRNPLPQPARARITPVLPLGWRSSGQEFEIDLGPGEESSVQLTVTPASSGRRQRIAIDVAIGDLRLGQHAEALLDVSQGPSSAKASS from the coding sequence ATGAACGTGACGGCGGTCGCGCGCGGCGTGTGGCGCATCGCCGACACGTGCCACGTGTACCTCATCGTCGACCCTGACTCACCGGCCGGGGAGCGCGACGCCGTCGCCGTCGACTTCGGATCCGGCGTGGCGCTCTCGCACCTCGCCGGGCTCGGCATCCGTCGCATCACCGACGTCTTCATGACGCACCACCATCGCGACCAGGGGCAGGGGCTCCCCCTGGCGGCCGCGCACGGCGCGCGGATCCACGTGCCGCCGGTCGAGCGCGAGCTGTTCGATCGCGTCGAGGAGATGTGGGAGGGGCGCCAGCTCGACAACGACTACAACCTGCGGCAGGACCGGTTCTCGCTCCTCGAATCGGTGCCGGTGCACGCCGGCGTGCCCGAGTACCGCACGGTCTCGGCCGCGGGTGTCGCACTGTTCGTGCTGCCGACGCCGGGCCACACGATCGGCTCGGTGAGCTACCTGCTCGACCGCGACGGCGAGCGCCTGGCGTTCACCGGCGACCTCGTCCATTCGCCGGGCAAGGTGTGGTCGCTCGCGGCGACGCAGTGGTCGTACACGCAGACCGAGGGTCCGGCGATGACGGTGCTGAGCGCGCTCCTGCTGCACCGCTATCACCTGTCGGCGATCGCGCCCTCGCACGGTGACGTGATGCGCGACCCCGACCATGCGCTCGAGCTGCTCGCGCAGACCATGCAGGAGTACGTGGATTCGCGCCGCTCGTATCCCTGGGACCTGCGCGCCCGCCTGGAAGACCCGTTCATCGCCCTCACGCCGCACCTGCTGCTGAACCGCACCTCGATCTCGTGCTCGTACGTCGTGCTGTCCGAGACGGGCGAGGCGCTCATCGTCGACTACGGCTACGACATGACCACCGGCCTGGTGCTCGGCCAGGAGCGCGCCGCCCGCCGGCCGTGGCTCGCCTCGCTGCCGGCGCTGCGCGAACTGTACGGCGTGACGCGGATCAGCGTGGCGCTGCCCACCCACTATCACGACGACCACATCGCCGGGATGCCGCTGCTGCGCGAGGTGGAGGGAACGCAGCTGTGGATCCCCGAGAACGTGGCGCCGACGATGGCCGATCCGTGGCTGGAAGACCTCCCGTGCCAGTGGTACGACCCGATCGTCGCCGACCGTGTGCTGCCGCTCGGCGAAGCGTTCACCTGGAACGAGTACACGATCACGGCGCACGAGCAGCCCGGCCACACCCTGTATGCCGTCGCGTACGAGATGCGGATCGACGGCGTGAACGTCGCGTTCACCGGCGACCAGCAGGAGGGCCTCGGCGGCCGCGACGGCCGGCGCGACATCATGAACTACCAGTACCGGAACCTGTTCCGGCTCGGCGACTACGTGCAGAGCGCCGCGCTCTACCGCCGCATCGCGCCCGGCCTCATGGCGGGGGGCCACTGGGATCCGCGATGGGCCGACGAGGAGTACCTCCACTACCTCGAACAGTCAGGACGCTTCGTCGACGACCTCCACGAGCGGCTTCTTCCCGAAGACGCCCTGGCCATCGGCCCCGCCGGGCAGACCGCCCGGCTGCTCCCCTACCGGCGCCGCGCCGTCGCGGGCGAGTCGGCGGCCTACACGGTGCGGGTGCGCAATCCGCTTCCCCAGCCGGCACGAGCCCGGATCACGCCCGTCCTCCCGCTAGGCTGGCGCTCGTCCGGGCAAGAGTTCGAGATAGACCTCGGACCCGGCGAGGAGTCCTCTGTGCAGCTGACCGTGACCCCCGCGTCCTCCGGGCGCCGCCAGCGGATCGCGATCGACGTCGCCATCGGCGACCTTCGACTCGGGCAACACGCCGAAGCACTCCTCGACGTGTCGCAGGGTCCGTCGTCGGCGAAGGCGTCGTCGTGA